A single window of Achromobacter xylosoxidans DNA harbors:
- a CDS encoding DMT family transporter, translating to MPAEILSRRKALSLLVVVVLAWGFTWVVSKLLLQYMTPVWAVAARSVVGTAALLALGLALRRVAWPVKADIPVILSVGLLHMGAFAALVSLGLQYVPAGRSVVLAYTTPLWVIPAARLFLGEPIGRGRQLGLALGLLGLVVIFNPLAFDWRDHDAVFGNGLVLLAALCWAANIVYVRAHRWVTPPFELAFWQALLASVVLTALAWATEGAPRVIWSPGLAWLLGYGGVFGIAVAYWAAVNVNRSLPAGLTALGLLGVPVVGLLCSAALLREALGLSLLLGMALIVGGIAAGVLGEARG from the coding sequence ATGCCCGCTGAAATCCTGTCCCGCCGCAAGGCCCTGTCGCTGCTCGTGGTGGTGGTGCTGGCTTGGGGCTTCACCTGGGTCGTCAGCAAGCTGCTGCTGCAATACATGACGCCGGTCTGGGCGGTGGCGGCACGCAGCGTTGTCGGCACTGCCGCGCTGCTGGCGCTGGGCCTGGCGCTGCGGCGCGTTGCCTGGCCGGTCAAGGCCGACATCCCCGTGATCCTGAGCGTGGGCCTGCTGCACATGGGCGCCTTCGCGGCGCTGGTCAGCCTGGGCCTGCAATACGTGCCGGCCGGCCGCTCGGTGGTGCTGGCCTACACCACGCCGCTATGGGTCATCCCGGCGGCGCGACTGTTCCTGGGCGAACCGATCGGCCGCGGACGGCAGCTGGGGCTGGCGCTCGGCCTGCTGGGGCTGGTCGTCATCTTCAACCCGCTGGCGTTCGACTGGCGCGATCACGATGCCGTGTTCGGCAATGGCCTGGTGCTGCTGGCGGCGCTGTGCTGGGCCGCCAACATCGTCTACGTGCGCGCGCATCGCTGGGTCACGCCGCCGTTCGAGCTGGCCTTCTGGCAGGCGTTGCTGGCATCGGTGGTGCTGACCGCCCTGGCCTGGGCGACCGAGGGCGCGCCGCGCGTGATCTGGAGTCCGGGGCTGGCCTGGCTGCTGGGCTATGGCGGCGTGTTCGGCATTGCCGTGGCGTATTGGGCGGCCGTGAACGTGAACCGGTCATTGCCCGCGGGCCTGACCGCGCTCGGCCTGCTGGGCGTGCCGGTGGTGGGCCTGCTGTGCTCGGCGGCGCTGTTGCGCGAGGCGCTGGGCCTGTCGCTGCTGCTGGGGATGGCATTGATCGTGGGCGGCATCGCCGCCGGGGTGCTGGGCGAGGCGCGCGGATAG